The following coding sequences lie in one Phyllopteryx taeniolatus isolate TA_2022b chromosome 4, UOR_Ptae_1.2, whole genome shotgun sequence genomic window:
- the ptcd1 gene encoding pentatricopeptide repeat-containing protein 1, mitochondrial has protein sequence MLLSVPTLCCRNWATMSVMVAKLSRLPVVNKRAATRYEAPPPPPPAKLFLTPVRRFSRSASTWQQDAEIASSSEENFGALSTDMSTRRSFRKVSPEMLDLSYPEDDDKKSEQSSRRPGRRNTTYWYFLQCKKLIKAGKLQEALEMFERDMLHGEKLQPQEYNYSVLIGGCGRAGQLQKAFKLYNDLKKRGLEASDATYTSLFNACAESPHRRVALEQALKLEQELRRKNLTLSVATYHAVLKTHSLNNNLHACIHTLREMLDVGHAVTQETFHYLLMGSLKDKELGFRLALQVWRQMLKSGLVPDSKNYNLLLRTVRDCGIGDPALASSILLQSNETHVKSSKGVDVDLLERQLLVQPDSRGGGGETQNPLVPLRPAETALLPVGFTPNLLDLLEGKGGGGVISFGAVEGASDRLALLGGAHGFLEKMAAGGLEPDLRTLTLLADTMAPGLQSLETLLKVAKRHRVKLDTTFFNSAIRRAARSGDLDGAKAVLSVMQKRNVSVDVQTFGSLALGCQGQKDGLQLLQDMEEAGLQPNAHVFSALIGRAARRLDYPYLKTLLKSMRDRRVWPNQVVIKQLEFAAQYPPNYDQYKSRNNYLLQIDGFRGYYQQWLQAMPAQDDQDGQSDSSATFVKTQAERIEGRKKQRAAAKIKISSTEATMTP, from the exons ATGCTGCTGTCCGTACCCACTTTGTGCTGCCGAAATTGGGCAACAATGTCAGTCATGGTTGCCAAGTTGTCCCGTCTACCAGTGGTCAACAAGCGAGCTGCTACCCGGTATGAagctccaccaccaccacctccggCGAAGCTCTTCCTCACACCCGTCAGACGGTTCTCCCGGTCTGCCTCCACATGGCAGCAGGACGCGGAGATAGCCTCGTCCTCGGAGGAGAACTTCGGCGCTCTGTCCACCGACATGTCTACCCGCAGGTCTTTTAGGAAAGTTAGCCCGGAGATGTTGGACCTGAGCTACCCAGAAGACGACGACAAGAAGTCGGAGCAATCTTCACGTAGGCCCGGGAGGAGAAATACCACCTACTGGTACTTCTTACAGTGCAAGAAACTGATTAAAGCTGGGAAG CTGCAGGAGGCATTGGAGATGTTTGAGAGAGACATGCTGCACGGTGAGAAGCTGCAGCCGCAAGAGTACAACTACAGCGTGCTCATCGGAGGCTGCGGGCGAGCCGGCCAGCTTCAGAAGGCCTTCAAGCTCTACAACGAT CTGAAAAAGCGAGGTCTGGAGGCGTCGGACGCAACCTACACGTCTCTGTTCAACGCCTGCGCCGAGTCTCCGCACAGGCGTGTGGCTCTGGAGCAGGCGCTCAAGCTGGAACAGGAACTGAGACGCAAGAACCTCACCCTCAGCGTGGCCACTTACCACGCCGTCCTCAAGACGCACTCACTCAACAACAACCTACACGCCTGCATACACACGCTcagg GAAATGCTGGATGTTGGTCACGCCGTTACTCAGGAGACATTTCACTACTTGCTGATGGGATCTCTGAAGGACAAAGAGCTTGGCTTTAGGCTGGCTTTGCAG gtGTGGCGGCAGATGCTCAAGTCTGGCCTGGTTCCGGACTCCAAGAATTACAACCTGCTATTGAGGACCGTAAGGGATTGTGGAATTGGCGATCCTGCATTGGCCTCCAGCATCCTACTCCAGTCAAACGAGACACACGTCAAGTCAAGCAAAGGAGTCGATGTTGACCTTCTGGAGCGGCAGCTGCTTGTCCAACCTGACAGccgaggtggtggtggtgagacGCAAAACCCCTTGGTGCCGCTCAGACCGGCAGAAACTGCACTCCTGCCTGTTGGCTTCACCCCTAACCTGCTGGACCTCCTGGAGGGaaagggcggcggcggcgtgatCTCCTTCGGGGCTGTGGAAGGGGCGTCCGATAGACTGGCTCTGCTGGGCGGAGCCCACGGTTTCCTGGAGAAGATGGcggcgggcgggctggagccagACCTGCGGACTCTGACGCTGCTGGCGGACACCATGGCGCCCGGTCTTCAGTCTCTGGAGACGCTGTTGAAGGTGGCCAAGCGGCACCGCGTCAAGCTGGACACCACCTTTTTCAACTCGGCCATTCGCAGGGCTGCCAGAAGTGGAGACCTGGATGGAGCTAAG GCCGTGTTGAGTGTTATGCAAAAGCGCAACGTGAGCGTGGATGTGCAGACGTTTGGGAGTCTGGCACTGGGGTGCCAGGGACAGAAGGATGGACTTCAACTCCTCCAAGACATggag GAGGCGGGATTACAGCCCAACGCGCACGTGTTCTCTGCCCTAATTGGCCGAGCGGCTCGCCGTCTGGATTACCCTTACCTGAAAACGCTGCTGAAAAGCATGCGTGATAGGAGAGTGTGGCCGAACCAGGTAGTCATCAAACAGCTGGAGTTTGCAGCGCAGTATCCTCCCAATTATGACCAG TACAAGTCCCGCAACAACTACCTACTCCAGATTGACGGCTTCCGTGGTTACTACCAGCAGTGGCTACAAGCCATGCCGGCCCAGGACGACCAGGACGGACAGTCGGACTCGAGTGCGACGTTTGTCAAAACTCAAGCTGAGAGGATCGAGGGCCGGAAGAAGCAAAGAGCAGCGGCGAAGATCAAGATCAGCAGCACGGAAGCAACCATGACGCCTTAG